From a region of the Pogona vitticeps strain Pit_001003342236 chromosome 7, PviZW2.1, whole genome shotgun sequence genome:
- the LOC110085133 gene encoding kelch repeat and BTB domain-containing protein 12: MEPDGTQTLKKCIREGIKNLYETQQLCDVTLVVDGKRFPCHRPLLASISLYFQRMFASTFKESREGEVFLMDLSATSLQNLLGYIYMGDLLLQEAEAEELFVAASRLQITPALEIITRFLMERISMENCLGLYALAYSHNHQPLLRPALRYVAFHFEHLSEEACFLSVDFHALLSILTSDCLAVASEATVYRAVRRWVQHNPDERLAKLPLLMDHVRLPLLTPEELAEVRVETEELYECVRLPWEELGVSERLWASRGLRKGMYHDGVVCVGLPKWSDVNVGGEELDSHVHFFDPCTEQWEQLPDLRSLISPSCVSMGHKLYVAGGQHLDGCYSESLLVYDTIGGFWSPLPSMSTARAGHALLLCEKKLYIAGGWDTTGTLVSAESYDLERETWAAITDLPFALAYFSSTTLGSNLYLIGGEMGDADPAVPHKGFLVYEVGCGEWSQISTDFECYEASAIPVGDSIFVVGGLTGDDRQGNRQFTSRCAYLHQDGTLNREVSVPPLPVAISYPGVVRWKKRIYVFGGDRNNLYSSAIHFWEPGQPNWTQCSAVLPDPNYGAFGFSCVPLKVPRENILAVFHRGSTPSADGHGEDG; this comes from the exons ATGGAGCCGGATGGCACCCAAACTCTGAAGAAATGCATCCGAGAAG GTATCAAGAATTTGTATGAGACTCAACAGCTCTGTGATGTCACCTTGGTGGTCGATGGAAAAAGGTTCCCTTGTCACAG aCCACTCCTGGCCTCCATCAGCCTTTATTTCCAGCGCATGTTTGCCAGCACCTTTAAGGAATCCCGGGAAGGAGAAGTTTTTCTCATGGATTTGTCAGCCACTTCTCTCCAGAACCTCCTAGGGTACATCTACATGGGAGATCTCCTGCTTCAAGAGGCAGAGGCTGAAGAACTGTTTGTAGCAGCCAGCAGACTTCAGATTACTCCTGCCTTGGAGATTATCACCAG ATTCCTCATGGAGAGAATTTCCATGGAGAACTGCCTGGGGCTGTATGCGTTGGCGTATTCCCACAACCACCAGCCTCTCCTACGCCCCGCTTTACGCTACGTGGCCTTCCACTTTGAGCACCTCTCTGAGGAGGCCTGTTTCCTGTCCGTGGACTTCCACGCCCTGCTCAGCATCCTCACCTCCGACTGCCTTGCGGTGGCTTCTGAAGCGACGGTGTACCGGGCCGTGCGCCGCTGGGTGCAGCACAATCCAGACGAGCGCCTGGCCAAGCTCCCCTTGCTGATGGATCACGTCCGCCTTCCCCTCCTGACTCCCGAGGAGCTTGCCGAAGTCCGGGTAGAAACCGAGGAGCTTTATGAGTGTGTCCGGCTGCCGTGGGAGGAGCTCGGTGTGTCGGAAAGGCTGTGGGCGAGCCGAGGGCTGAGGAAAGGCATGTACCACGACGGCGTGGTCTGCGTGGGCCTCCCGAAATGGAGCGACGTGAACGTGGGGGGCGAGGAGCTAGATTCCCATGTCCACTTCTTCGACCCTTGCACCGAGCAGTGGGAGCAGCTCCCTGACCTCAGATCCTTGATCTCTCCCAGCTGCGTCTCCATGGGCCACAAACTCTACGTGGCCGGTGGCCAACACTTGGACGGGTGCTATTCAGAGAGCTTGCTCGTGTACGACACCATTGGGGGCTTCTGGTCGCCGCTTCCCTCCATGTCCACTGCCCGAGCTGGCCACGCTCTTCTCCTGTGTGAGAAAAAGTTGTACATCGCTGGTGGCTGGGATACCACGGGGACGCTGGTCAGCGCAGAGAGTTACGACCTGGAACGAGAGACGTGGGCGGCCATCACTGACCTTCCGTTCGCCTTGGCTTATTTTTCCTCTACGACACTCGGGAGCAATTTGTATCTAATTGGCGGAGAAATGGGGGATGCCGACCCCGCAGTGCCCCATAAGGGATTCCTAGTTTATGAGGTCGGGTGCGGGGAATGGTCGCAGATCTCCACAGACTTTGAGTGCTATGAGGCCAGCGCCATCCCCGTGGGTGACTCCATCTTTGTGGTCGGAGGGCTCACGGGAGACGACCGACAAGGAAACCGCCAGTTCACGTCACGCTGCGCTTACCTCCACCAGGACGGCACCCTGAACCGCGAGGTCTCCGTCCCGCCGCTCCCCGTCGCCATCTCTTACCCGGGGGTGGTGCGTTGGAAGAAGAGGATTTACGTCTTTGGAGGCGACCGCAACAATCTCTACTCCAGCGCCATCCACTTCTGGGAGCCCGGTCAGCCGAATTGGACCCAGTGTTCGGCAGTCTTGCCCGATCCCAATTATGGGGCGTTTGGGTTCAGCTGCGTGCCCCTCAAGGTGCCCCGGGAAAATATCCTTGCCGTTTTCCACAGAGGATCGACCCCCTCCGCGGACGGTCATGGAGAAGATGGTTAG